A genomic stretch from Penaeus vannamei isolate JL-2024 chromosome 6, ASM4276789v1, whole genome shotgun sequence includes:
- the LOC138861912 gene encoding uncharacterized protein: MDKTDYKHKLNNLLSNGSVDRKVTIGNGTMEAARFKKKVRDLLLRSARGKGLLHLLEEVPRNLSMRGLPKVHKPGVPMRPITSGIGSAPHRLAKCLAKPLSAAMGVINDSHLKDSGDLIRHLQSIHHFISLMKLCVDFGFFEFAGEEYQQITGLAMGSPLSAVLACLFMETLERDRYKDKIGRHSTWLRYVDDVLVIVPRRSCLHRRGFNIRINEHQADVRHHRTFNAMVVHED; this comes from the exons ATGGACAAGACTGACTATAAACACAAATTGAACAATTTACTTTCCAATGGTTCTGTTGACAGGAAAGTGACGATAGGCAATGGGacgatggaagctgccagattcaagaagaaggtgagggatttactcctgcggtcggctagagGGAAAggattgcttcacctgctggaggaggtcCCCCGCAACctgtccatgagaggtctcccgaaagtgcacaagccaggtgtaccgatgagaccgatcacttctggcattggcagtgctccccatcgcctggcgaagtgtttggcgaaacccctctccgccgccatgggagtcatcaatGATTCCCATCTCAAggactctggggacctcatcagacatCTTCAGAGTATT caccacttcataagccttatgaagttgtgtgtggacttcggattcttcgagttcgcaggggaagagtaccaacaAATCACAGGTcttgccatggggtcccctctgagcgcagtcctggcctgcctcttcatggagacattagaaagggaccgcTACAAGGATAAAATCggcaggcactcaacttggcttcgatacgtagatgatgtcctcgttatcgtccccagaaggtcgtgtttacacc gacgaggatTCAACATCAGGATCAACGAGCATcaagccgacgtccgtcaccacaggactttcaatgccatggtagttcatgaaGATTaa